Proteins encoded together in one uncultured Desulfosarcina sp. window:
- a CDS encoding MTH938/NDUFAF3 family protein produces MIESTAFGVMTIDGRTYSSDLIIFPDGRVQDGWWRKRGHVLSADDILALVDAAPKLIVAGTGTSSRMRPESGLMDFLKERDILMIAEPNPRAIEMYNRKIASGVETGACFHLTC; encoded by the coding sequence ATGATAGAATCCACCGCATTCGGCGTCATGACCATCGACGGCCGGACCTATAGCAGCGATTTGATCATCTTCCCGGACGGTCGCGTCCAGGACGGCTGGTGGCGCAAGCGCGGCCACGTCCTGAGTGCGGATGACATCCTTGCTCTCGTGGATGCGGCGCCGAAGTTGATCGTTGCCGGTACGGGAACCAGCAGTCGCATGCGGCCGGAGTCCGGTCTGATGGATTTTCTCAAGGAAAGAGACATTTTGATGATTGCCGAACCCAATCCCCGGGCAATAGAGATGTACAATCGGAAGATCGCATCGGGCGTCGAGACCGGTGCCTGTTTTCACCTGACCTGCTGA
- a CDS encoding flavodoxin family protein, with protein MIEIAAVYGSPRRKGNTSLLLKQAVAGAGDAGAHVTEIVLRDLKMSPCLEIYGCKKDGACVIKDDFKTVESLFQRIDGLMLASPIFFYSVSAHTKILMDRCNSLWVKKYWVEKKPFGQQHYPRKGLFISVGSTKGKRLFEGAVLSMKYFMDALDMQLWNTLLYREIETEGQIREHPSALQEAYDAGRALVQALTTNDDER; from the coding sequence ATGATCGAAATTGCCGCCGTTTATGGCAGCCCCCGCCGTAAGGGCAACACGTCATTGCTGCTCAAACAGGCCGTTGCCGGGGCCGGCGACGCCGGCGCCCATGTTACCGAAATCGTTCTGCGCGACCTGAAGATGTCGCCCTGCCTGGAGATTTACGGCTGTAAAAAGGATGGGGCCTGCGTGATCAAGGACGATTTCAAAACCGTCGAATCCCTTTTTCAGCGCATCGACGGTTTGATGCTGGCCTCACCGATTTTCTTCTATTCCGTCAGCGCACACACGAAAATTTTGATGGACCGCTGCAATTCCCTGTGGGTCAAAAAGTACTGGGTGGAGAAAAAGCCCTTCGGCCAGCAGCACTATCCGCGCAAAGGCCTGTTCATATCGGTCGGCTCCACCAAGGGCAAGCGGTTGTTTGAAGGAGCGGTGCTCAGCATGAAGTATTTCATGGATGCCCTGGATATGCAGTTGTGGAACACCCTGCTCTACAGAGAAATCGAAACCGAAGGGCAGATCCGGGAACATCCATCCGCCTTGCAG
- a CDS encoding PLP-dependent aspartate aminotransferase family protein: MGTVNHRIDTRLIHAGEPKTRIHGAVSLPIFQSSTFEYAGQSSYDDLKYIRMNNTPNHVVLHGKLAALENAEAALVTSSGMAAIATTLMALFSPGDHILVQNCLYGGTQDFITSDLAPLGFEFDFIDAAGPKDWDAKRKPNTRGLYVETISNPLMQVGDLKGLAAFAAARGLIGMIDNTFATPVNFRPSEWGYDISLHSCTKYLNGHSDILAGAIIGKADLLAAIGHKLVHLGGSLDPHACFLLHRGMKTLAVRVRHQNRSAAAIAAFLSDHGAVERVNYPGLADHPGHDRASQLLEGFGGMISFELKGGLPAAERFMQRATIPIVAPSLGGVETLITRPAVTSHAGMSPDQRREAGIGDALIRLSVGLEDTIDLIEDLDNALKG, translated from the coding sequence ATGGGGACGGTCAACCACCGCATCGACACGCGCCTGATCCACGCCGGTGAGCCAAAAACGCGCATCCACGGAGCCGTCAGCCTGCCGATATTCCAGTCTTCGACGTTCGAATACGCTGGTCAGTCCAGCTATGACGACCTGAAATACATCCGCATGAACAACACGCCCAACCACGTGGTGTTGCACGGCAAACTGGCGGCCCTGGAAAATGCCGAGGCTGCCCTGGTGACATCTTCAGGCATGGCGGCCATTGCCACGACCCTGATGGCGCTGTTCTCTCCCGGAGACCACATCCTGGTTCAGAACTGCCTGTACGGCGGGACCCAGGATTTTATAACATCAGATCTCGCGCCTTTGGGATTCGAATTCGACTTTATCGACGCCGCCGGCCCGAAAGACTGGGACGCCAAGCGCAAACCCAACACCCGCGGCCTATACGTGGAGACCATCTCCAACCCATTGATGCAGGTGGGCGATCTCAAGGGGCTGGCCGCTTTCGCCGCAGCCCGCGGGCTGATCGGCATGATCGACAACACCTTCGCCACCCCGGTCAATTTCCGGCCATCCGAATGGGGCTACGACATCAGCCTGCACAGCTGCACCAAATATCTCAACGGCCATTCGGACATCTTGGCCGGAGCAATCATCGGCAAGGCCGACCTGCTGGCCGCAATCGGCCACAAGCTCGTCCACCTGGGCGGGAGTCTGGACCCCCATGCCTGCTTTTTACTCCACCGCGGGATGAAAACCCTGGCGGTGCGGGTGCGCCACCAGAATCGCAGCGCCGCGGCCATCGCCGCGTTTTTGTCCGACCATGGAGCCGTCGAACGAGTCAATTATCCGGGTCTGGCCGACCATCCCGGTCACGACCGCGCCAGCCAACTTCTCGAAGGGTTCGGGGGGATGATCAGCTTCGAGTTGAAAGGGGGGCTGCCTGCGGCCGAGCGGTTCATGCAGCGGGCGACGATTCCCATCGTCGCCCCCAGTCTGGGCGGTGTGGAAACCCTGATCACCCGGCCGGCCGTCACCTCCCACGCCGGCATGAGCCCGGACCAACGGCGGGAGGCCGGCATCGGTGATGCGCTGATCCGCCTTTCGGTGGGCCTGGAAGACACCATCGATCTGATCGAGGATCTGGACAACGCCCTGAAGGGGTGA